The nucleotide window TTGAAGACTTTCACCAGGGCAAAGTACATGTGGAGGGCTTCTAACCCCATCCACGTGAAGGACGCCAAGACAAAGAAGTGCTGGATGGCTGCCACTCCCACACAGAGACCTCTGCTATCAAACGAGGCCAGCCAGGAGTTCACCAGGAAGACCAGGTTCAGGCCCAGCAGAGCTACGCACAGGTTGATCAGGATCTTGGATGGGTAATCCTGACGCAGTTTCCTACGGCAGCAGATTGGGATTAGAGATCAGGTTTTTCAGAACACAACGTTTTTTGCCAGACTGGTCTGATCAGGACTGGACGGGTCAGTCCATGTGGAGGAGTCACTCACTCAAAGGCCAAGTAGGTCAGCAGGGTCACACCCAGGAAGACGGAGGACAGGCCACAGCCTACAAATGAGAGGATGACCAGGATCTGCTCATCTAACTCACTGATCGGAGCCTTGGATACATCCTGTGAGAAAGACATGAATGTGTATGGAGCAGTATGTACTGTACGCATGGTGGTTCAGTGAAGACTCTCCAGGAAATCACTCTTTGTGAGGCCcggtgtgtgtgctcatggtgGGCAGTAGGGGGATGTGGGAGATGAACATGTGCGAGAGGAGGCCGAGTGCCAGTGGAGCTCACCAGCAACACTCCAAAGTGGGTGAGATGGTTACATTGACAGGTGGTCTGGAAGTCATCGGTGTTCCACATCACACACCCCTGGCTCTCCCAGCCTCCACCACCTATGTAAACACCACACCAGAGGTTAGCAAGCATCGCCAACATGCGTATGCAAAGTGTATGGCACGGTATGTATTTTCCAGACAGTCATAAATCCAAATATGGTTCTGTGGGTAAATATTAGTTCTAAAAAGGAACAATCAATAGAGAACATATACCACTCTTGCTGACGTCCCAGTAGACACACATCCGCTGGTCTTGAGCCTGTTACAGAAGTGGAGAAGGTGATGGGGTTCCTCATTCCTCACAGAAACATATGCACAATCTTGATGGCTTTTTTATTATGTGGAAGTTCATAAAAacatgtaattgtgtgtgtgagtttatgtgtgtgtgagactgatcATTACAACAAGCAGTTATGATAACTAAAATTGTTCTGATGTCCCTAGTTTTGATACTGACTCACATACCTGTACCCTGTTAAGATGACGAAGAGTGATGATGATAGGTTGGTGAAGGTTACTGACATTAATGTTGGTGACACTGGCTGACACCACATATGTGTTTAGTGTCATATTATCATGAGGATTCTGCCAATGAAAAAAATCTAAATTTTTATTCAAATAAACTAAATGGGACTTTTCACTGTataactcattcacaaagacaTTCAAAACACTACTaattgaaaactgtgagaaCAAATTCCACACCTTGAATAGGCCACCAGAGTCAAAGAACTGAAACTGGATGCGGGGCCTGACGGTGTTGTTCTGAGGGAAGAAGTTTTCCAGGACAGAGGGCAAGGAGATGGACGCCACGGCCCCTGTGAAAGGCTTCTCCACAAACGTCTCATTCACAAAAATCTACAACAGACAAGAGAGGCCAATCATCATCTGTGCAAACTTCCTGATGCAGATAACCACAAAGGTGGCTTGTTTAGAAACATTTGAAAGGATATAGTATATTTATTTGTCCACTGAACTAACAGTCCATTTTCATGGGATGTTCCGACCCAAACATTAATAGTGCATAGCCAGGATGGTTTGTAGGTATGACAACTGTTTGAAGTTTATCCGTCCCTTACAGTACATTAACATGTCCTATCGAAATGAATTTGAATATGATAGCAAAAGTACAGTAGTTGCTTATAAAGGCATACAAAAAGTGTCATAGTGTCGTGGTGAGTGGTGAGTTCTAAAAGTGTAGCTGAAGTTCAAAATGTTCCTAGTAGCTTGTAATCCTGTAACTAGTGTATGAACATCTATGGGCAGTTATAAGTTCATGCACCTTCAGAGTTCACACTGAGGTCAAACTGAATAGCCATATAGAGTCAGTGGGCTAGTGTACTGTGGGTTAGCTTTATTGATGTGCCCCCAGCAGGTTAACTCTTTATGAAGGCAAGGGTCATTCAGAGGGATGTTTACACAGCACCACACTGCCTTTGAGGATGCCCTCCAAATTCAAGCTGTAGCTCATTAATCTGGAGGTGAATCATGTGGCTTTGTGGTCATTCTGCAGGTGTGAAATATACCACACCTTCAGCCAACACTACGGATTGATTCCTCTCACCTGTGGGGAATTGTCACTCGTGAACGAAGATACGCCAAATGTCAGGCCCCGGAACTGGCTAGAGTTAACGTTGACAAGCTGCAAGGCCATCGATGGGACGGTCATGTTGTGAGTCTCCCCGTTAAAGTCCATCTGATCTCCAACACTTTCTATGACTCCAAGGATTCTGCCAGAAGCCAACAGAGATTTCCAGTTGAGGTAAGGAACAGAATATAGACAGCAATGGCAGAACAATATGCAGAAACCTATATTGAAAGCAGAACTAGCTTTCACTGAACTTTTACTGAATTCTCAATTTGACATTTAATCATCTGGATCAATAACTGTGGGTTAGTACAGTCACACAGTCATGCAGCCTCACTTGTTGGTAAAAGAAACCAGATCGGCTTTGCAATGAAGTATGTCTGAGAGGATTTCCATGATATTCTCTCCCATATTTGGTGAGATTGGGCTGATGGCTACCACATCCTCCAGTTTGTTCAGCACAGTGTCCAGCTCAGAATGACTGAGGTTTGTTTGGTTACTGACCAGACTACCGATCAAGTCCACTACCTCACCGGAATTATCTAAGGAAAACAGGACCAAACGATTATGAAAATTAATACACATAAAAGCCTGATGATGATATGCTTTTTGGTGCACTGAAAAAAATTTAGTAAAATTTTTAGTAATGCTTCTAGCCCTATAACTGAATAATATGTAGTGTTCATAATATTACTGTGCACTTTTTAGCgatttgtttacatgtttagaCCTTCTAAATTGGTAATAACTGCATAGATCCACTACAAAGTATCAAAATACACAGAAGACACAGGAGCAATTCCCATTATCCCTCTGGCATCTGCAGTATTGGTcttaaaacatttaacattttacAATGAAAAACACTGATTGAATCTGAACTTTTTTTCAAATCCAAGAACTTGTATTAGCCAGAGGCAAGTATGAACACATGCCCTATTCTTACTTGCTGTGACATTGACCTTATCCAAGTCAGCGATGCCGTCCACAATCCTTTCGCATGAGCTCAGATCTGGAGGTTCCCACATGGCTATATCAGTCATGCCATCCAGTTTACTGAGGGAATATCAAGTATTGAATTCTTAGTATTTACTCATTGTTTTATCTCAGACCAAATATTTATTCAGACTCATAAAGGATACAATTCCATAAGGTTTGGttttaagatatttttttaGCTTACATCATGCTTTTGAGTTGAACTAGACAAGACATGGACTGTGAATGATGTGCACCTTTGTCTGTGGATCATCATTCGAGGGAACAAGCTGTTCTGCAGGTAAATGCCGTGTGTTACCCAAGTACACTCACATTTGCCCGGCTGCATTTACAGCCTCTGGGCACAATGTTCCAGAGCTGAGTTTGAACAATGCCATTATTACTTGGGCAGTTATTGTCAGCACACAGACCAATAAACTATGTGGCCCCACTCATTTAATTAGAACATTATTGCATGGTTatcattaaaggtgcagtcagcgattgtaAGCGATTTTTAAGCCcctaatattttttttacattcagcaaacatctcctcaccaCCCGCTAGCTGCTCATCTCATgggtacactgtaaaaaaatggtctctgtagacagcccggaaactggaaacaaagtgggggcagcctgtcccccaaactaaactaaaaccctctgtggagtttctctggggaAACTCCACTGGCACGGAAGGGAAGGGGTGAgatacctctctggtgtgttttgtttggtctaatgatttaaataaaaaatattttttttatagagGGTAGCAGTACATTTTTCCATATAGTAACAATGTTTAATTGTGGAGAGTGCTGTAAAATCCATATTTTCTtcttatttatttcattatgAATCTTTTTGAAACAAACTAAATGAAGCCTATCTTAGTTATGCTCTGATACATCTAGATACAGTCCTAATGCTATAAAGTGATACAATATCTTATTTGGGTGGTGGTAGggtagtggttaaggaactgggctagcatgtagtagccagaaaagttgtgggttcaattcctggcttccaccattgtacccttgagcaaggcacttcacCCTGAGTTGCTATATAATACATATGTACTGTAAGTCCCTGTGGATAAAAACGTCTGCTGAATAGATGTTGTGTATAGTCTTAATTCAGTCCCTCTTTGCTGAAGTGATGACTCACACTCAAAGAACCCTAAAGTGTGCAAATCCattccgcacacacacacgagacagaTATGCTTCACACATCTGCCATACCATACCATCCTGCCTCATCCATATCTAGGGTCCCACACACAGGGTCAACATGATCTAGGGGTCCCTTGTAGGTTTCATACTGTAGGCACACACTGGGCATGACTTGGATGCCCCATCCCACTTTTTACACTATTTACAGTGACAGGAGAGAACGGTCACCCCATTTACCCTTGAACTTTGGCCTCTAATGTAATAAACCTAAACCTTTATTTTTCACAAATTAATAGTACAGGTTATAAGTTATAGGTTTTGTGTTAAATTAGAAAcaaataaaattaattaattgttACCATATGGCAACACCATGCAACAGATGATTAATATGTTCCATGAATGTTTTCCATTCAGCTAAACTAGTGTAAATTCATAAAGCTATAGGTTGGTATATTAACAGAGAGATACTGAGTGCCGTGTCCTGTAATAAAAGGTGTGCACAGTGACTCAGAAGAGGCTTGCTTACGAAGGAGAATGTTGATACAGCACTCACAGTGGAAACAGGTGTCATGGTAATTCTTTGTAAATAGAACACTTCATATATGCCATGAGCACACAGGTTTCATCCGGAGAACCTTGTATATATGGAAATAAAATGTAAACTTTGTGGATAAGGTTAATGATGCATAGTGCATTGTTTAACTCAAACAGTTTTCAACACTTAATTAGATCATACTGTATCTTCTCAACAGTATAGAGTGAAGTGGATTATAGCAGAATTATAGAAGAACTTCTGCTATCACCCTTATATtactatgtttacatttttctcttatattgtccatatttaatgctggtctctagactttaacCCTGCAcggttgcactgttggactcatttgcactaccaccatgacacacacctcatagagcaccttaccactgcatactgaatcacagggtcagtccctgccctgtaaCTGCAAGCGACTCATGTTTATACATCCCTTAGTACATTCatgtggatatttgatttaatGTCTTTATACTGTCCATATGAGTCATGtggatttgttattttatcattctgtgtatgtgtattttgtgtgtgatgtctacttgaatttccccttggggatcaataaagtatctatatctatctatctgtccatctatctgtctgtctgtctatctatctatctatctatctatctatctatctatctatctatctatcaggaGGGACTATTCTTGATAGCTACTGAAATGCACAGGCTCAGTGAAGATACACACAGTATATATTatcattaaagctgcagttggcaagatttttttgatcatattcactgaaaccgacactccgacagaacaacataaatcagccagttttagaaaaaaaaacccttctacctccacctagagcctgttatttgttttgcaaaaatccacagctcccggttcttctggtccaatcagagcagagctgtgtgagatctgactgtcaatcacagtctggtgcagtctggtgcgcgctgacgagcacaaactcgatgagagggtgctcggtggtagtgggggaggggtatTAGAGTTGTAAAccttcaaaattttggctaagtcccctcaatctgtcagactttcCAACTGCAGGCTTTAAAAAGAATGTGTGAAAATATAGCCTTCAAATACAGAGTGATTAGTAATAATGCCATGCAAATGCAGATATctactagcctgggttttcccatgctgccttacgcgcgcaattttattcacgctgctaggcagtcTGGATTCCAttgacttcgttttcacctcaacgaaggagccaatcacagaacggaggggggacagcaagacgatgacgacacaccgaagcggttatgagctacgtacagacacatttgatatacattcgtagcgcccaataaacggctcttgGCATTCATAAACCACGTTTTAAATacaagaaaatgaatgtgtagttcccagaccccatctcaatgagatgaggtttgtcgttagccaggctagataTCTACAGTTTGGTTAGAGATTTCATAATGAATTTACCAATTTCCTGACTGGGAGAAGCCAAACAAGGGCAAGTGAGTCACCAACACTATCTTATCTGTGTGTCATAGGCAGCTATCTGACAACTTCCCTTATGAAGTGAGGGGCAAGGTGCAAATAAACGAATTCATACTAAAACAGACTCCAGTCCAGATGCAAACTATTCCTGCCCTTTCTGAGACCTAGGCCACAATCTGCAATTTGCTCTGCTTTCAAAATAGTTTGCAAGGAGGGAGAATATTTACCCTTTCCACATTCAATCCAGTTCAATTGTCATCATTCTACCTGATTTGATAATATCTATACTATATTATAACTATATTGTAGTCACTGCCTGCTACAAACACTATGGAGATTTCATTCATTTGCACATATCACAAACCCCTTTCCCCACCCCTGTGTGTCCCTTACCAGAACCTGGTAGCTTTTTCTAGTTGGTTCTTCTCACAGAGGACGATGGCCGTGTCCTGAGGTTCCGTCTTGGGCCAGGGAAACAGGCCCTGCAGGGTGTGCTGGTCATGGTCAGGGCAGGAGCCTGGGGCTGCAGGGGCAAGCACAGCAGGAAGGTCACATAATGAGAGCCGTGTCAGGGCCAGGGAAGAGATTGGGCGGAGACAGTATGGTGAAGTGTCTGTTCTGCCTCTGTTTGGCTAGTGCTTGGTCTGTGTTAGTCAATGTTGAGGTGTGTGGATGTGAGGTGTGGAGGGAGCACCAAAGGAGCCACTCCTGAACAGATGAACCATCCAGTAGGTTCTAATTTTGCCCTTGGAGTTTAACTTCAAAGACATTTGTGGTCTTGATATTTGATGCTAAAATTGCTTTTGGGGGTCTTCAGAGATTCCACTACAAATTCCGTACAGAGGTCCAGATGTTCTATCTAGACACATATTCTAGCCTAAATCTGTTTATTCAGCCATCTGGTCCACAACAAATTTGCAGGTTAGCTGGCCAGTGTAACAACTTTGGGCTACATCAGAGCAAACAACTGTGGGAGAGTATGATGCAGTTTTGACTTTCCTTCACATCTCTAACATACCTATGTGTGAGACGTTGATGTGGCCAGGTAGGACTTCAATAAACTCGGATCCAGTGGTGTATGGTTTTGTGAGAAGGCTAACGATGAGCTTCTTAGTCTCTGTCACATTAAGAGATTGTGCCTGCACATGGAATGTGCAGGTGTATCTGTGAAGGATTAAGAATTTCTCCGATCTGTTACAAAAAAATATGGTGATAATAGACATGTCAGCTTTATTCACTGAGGTGTGTAAACTTTGGTCAGTATATGGTAAATGATCACTTACATAGGCAACTCTGGCGTCATCACAAAGTTTAATACCGTCATGTGATTTGGATTCAATGTAACATTTAGCTGAAACCCAAATAACCAATCAGTGAACATGTTTGATCAGTATATTATTACATATTCTATTTATGGTTTGCAGTTGGTTCCCTCACCCAGTTTTGAATGGAGTTCTCTGGGTTGGTGGGTGTGATGTTGATGCTTGCGTTCAATATCACTCTGTAAAATGTGTCCTGGAAAACTTGAGAAATATATTATATCAAATTATTATTCCcattaacttttttttacattttttccatatttcacacttttttcaAATAAATATGATATTCAGTTGATCAGTTGAATATTTCACCCATTATTTTGATGAGGTAGCCTAATTAAAACACCATGTTGCGTGCTGAAGGATCACTTACACCCATCTGTGTAGTCAGGGTTACATAGATCAGGAATTTCCTTTGCAACTGAGGAGGGCACAGAGGTGCATGATGGCAGCTGAACTAGTAAAGAAAAGCCAGAGGCTTTAAGAGCACTCACCACACAACCACATTACATATTCAGAATAGATTGCATCTTAAAAACCTTACATAAATTTTATACATGTAAATATTTACATGTCTGTGGCCTTTATAATATGCAGTTTTTCAACATGATTCAGTTTATTGTTTGTCGATCACAATGACAGAGGTGCCCTCAAGCATCGAAAGCATTTTAAATTCAATGATATCTCCACAATGTTAGGTGGTGGTCATGGTTTCAGAGTGCATTGTGCTAACATTATGTCTCCTGATGGATTTTAAATGTTTGTCCTCATCATTAGCTGATTATCACTCATGGGAGTCTGAAGTTCCATAAGCCTCTCTTGCTATTCCtgactaatttaaaaaaaaaaaaacagtgattaaTTCAGGCCTTTTTTCTTTGATTTACAGGTCTGAACCTTACCCCCCAAACTGACAGTGGAATCTGCCTTTCTTTATGGTGGAAAAGTATATAACATtactttaattaaaaaaaaactgtcaatTAATAATTTTGTTGAACTGATTTATTTCACTGCATTTTCAAGATTATCTTTATTAGGCCGTAAATTAAAAGCTGTTATCAGAAGGTGTGACTTTCCAGTAagtaggctaaataaataaCTTTAGTTTGTACAAGCAAAGCCTTTTTTAAAAGTGAACCAGTGGATTTGTTGAGTGAAATAATCCAGTTGTCTCTTCAGTCAACCCAGCCGCTGGTTAAACATGTAGCCCAACAGGCTGGGTTAAAAATATAAACCAAACACTATCAGAGAATGAtcattatgtaaatgtaattaaacaatgtttcaatttcaacccatATGCTGGGTTAAATAAACAACCCATTATTCTGGGTTGAGATAACCCATTGTTGTGTTGATCCCGTTACTTAGCATAGTGGATAtaaaagatgcaaagaaaaattCCCACCTCGGAACACGGTTACAAAAACTATTGGttacagtctcctaaactgccggcgtcgtgtacacgcaagtttttaaaaaaaaacagcatcgTGTAGACGGCCCCTTAATGTAACATTGAGACATTGTTTTTTTCATGGACCCAGAGCGCCTACTCAACTGAGGTAGGATTTCCATTTGTCATTTCCATGTTCTCTGAATATGTAGCATTTTATTTGAACAGGGCTGGACACTTACCTGTGGTAGAGGCAGTAGACAGAGCTGGGGGACCAGTGGTGTGTAGAGGACTCTCAGTATTATTGGACAATTCCTCTAGATAGACAAGTAAAGAAAACGAACTCTCAGCTATAAAACTACCAGCCAACTATTCAAGGTCTATGGTTACGCTGGAAACTATCATTGAAGGCCAGGGCTAATGTGTGACCACTCCAATCTAAAGGTTGCTTTCAGTCTACATTAGAAACTGATGTCAGCCTTAAATATAAGCTTTAAGCTTACCAACAGAAATAACAGTTAAGGACCCAGGACTGGCCTTCACAACCCCATCGGCATGGTGATATGGAGGTGAGAGACACCTCTGGATCTCCTCTTGGACTGCCCACACATCTTTCTTAGGTGTGACCTCCACATGGACCAAGCAGTCATACCTACACATGAACAAAGCTGGAATATAGCTTCCATAATATATACACCATTTCATCACAACGGTACACATTGGGTTTGTGtttgaaaacatattttttttgtcttttgaaattgaacCTTTGTGCAGTGGTTCCATTGGATGATACTCTGCTTCCCtgcagaaaaaataaataaatacatgtttcaGAGGTAATAATAGTCACAAGTCATTTGCAAAGGCTTTGCTTTCCCATCTAAACAAATGAAAGCAGAACAATTTGCATGCCCCATGTTCTCTGATATTATGATATACATaaagcttttctttttttttcttttttaacagTGTTCACATTTGCTGTTGACTGCTGGTCATCTTTGATCATTTCCCTTATCATGCTGTGTGAGTGACTTAATGCTGTCAAGGTAACATTGTTTTTATTCGTTGTGGAATATGAAATGGAAGCTCAATAATAACCTGCACCTCCAGTTGTTCTCCAAGTTCCAAGTCCAGTTGTTGCCTATTTGAAACACAAATAAGGTCAAAAGATATAACTTGTGATATACAAAAGATATAATTACTGGTTTGGCATTACATGGGATGTGTGTAATAATTATACATGTGTGCCTCTATATTTCATTATAAATTGGTATGAACAGCAATATGACCATGAATGAAAATTGTATGCTTTAAGTACCGTGAAGATGAGATGAATATGCCATGAACTGAGATGTTAGAGTGGAATGTATCCTTAAACTGCATCAAGGAGTCAATACATACACAACCATGAATTAATGACAACTGCAAATAATAATCATGACCGATCAAATATTAGATGATGACTTTGTCATCTCACTTACCCAATTCTGCAAAATGATCTTcagcttttctttttcttgcagCTTTGATTCGATGGAAACAATCATTGCAATCTCATACTTCTGCCATTCTGAGAGTTTTCATATGTTTCATAATATTAGTTCATTCATAACAATATGTTGGTGTGTTTATTGTTCTCAGGTCATGTATCACACTGGAGAATATGATATAAACAAACACTGAAATAATCACTGAGATTCAAGGCATACTGAGGCATATTGTGCAGACAACTGTGAAGTTGTTTTGAAACATTGAACATGCTAAAGTGCAGGGACTAATTTAGTGTCCATGTCATTCTCTCCCTGGATTTTAATGAGGCCAGTCAGTTAACTACAGTTAGATTTGTTTCATTCCTTCTGCATGATTCACCAGACTATTAGTTCTGTACTGGTAGCTCTGTGGtatgtttagtaggctacacatCCATTTTTCTATGGTCTGGAGTAAAATAAATCATATCATATTTAAATGTTATAGGGCTGGTTGACATGGCAACATTTAGTGAAAAAGTTTTTTCTTTACCGCATATGAGGTTGGAGTCCGGCTCAGCCTTGCAGTAGCTGGCAGACTTGCTCCAGTCCCGCTGGCTCCATCTCACCACGTCGCCCTCCACACACCGCAGGGCAGCCAGCTCCGCGCCAGCCAGCACTCGGCTCCACATACGGAAGAGCGTGGCGCTCCCCATCAGCTCCTTCCCTGTCTCGTAGTTCATGACGCCCCCCAGCACGTTGTGCGACACCCCCAGAGTCAGCATGCCGCAGCCAGCCAGTTGAGATCCGTTGATGTGGATTTCTTTCAGGCTGCTGTCATTGAGATACACCTGCAGCTTCTTGGCTGTGGCTGACCAGGTCAGGCAGATGGTGTGCCACTGGTGAAGTGCAAGGTCCTCCACCAGGTCCACCGTGTTCTCCTTTCCAAAGAGCCAGACCTTTAGCTGCTTTCTGCTGCCCGTTAGACCCAGCTCCACACTTAGCTTGCCACGCTGCTTGTAGTCAAATGCAGTCCAGTCGGACGTGCCGAGGTCCCGCTGGAAGGTTATGCAAACGCTCAGTTCCTTGAGTTCGGGCACCACACAACGGTCACTCAGCTGCCAGTAGCACGGCTGTCCCATTAAACTCACCTTCCTCCCCCAGTAACTCAGGTTTGGTGAACCTGACAAAAGAATcaggggcctcattacagaaaaatatcctAACTGTCCTTAACTTAGATTGTTAAACATCCTATCTTCCTATTACTGAAGCAATTCCTAAACTCATGGCTgtgtcctatcttatctcagacCACCTATCTCATCTTAACTTAAGAAATCCTAACTATAACGGtcaatttggattttttttttcaattggcAGTCATCTTGTCATGCCTGTATCTATGCTCAGAATGTATACAAGACTGTATTCTATTATTGGAATTATTTCAAAAGCTTGAAAGTGCAATTACTTCAGGAAAAAAACTAACACACTTTTAATAGACTAATAGAGAAAGGCATAGCAATTATAAATAAAACAGATGTCAAATGCCAGTGTAGACAATAGCCAGATGACAGTATTTTCAGACTTCTTATAAACCTTTCAAGTACCTGAGCACATATGAAGGCTGGTGATCCATAACCAAGTGGTTATGGACATATGAACCCGTATCGAGTCCATCTTCATTCTAGTAAAATAGTAAAACACAAATGGTCTTATGTTTCCATTTCCTGATAATCTGAATCTgaacaacatacagtacacattttgaGAAACTAGTCTAGTCCAGCAAGCATACTcactgaagtttttttttttcttttttgtgtctAAATTAAGAAAAGACTAATCAAAATCATATAAAGTCATCA belongs to Alosa sapidissima isolate fAloSap1 chromosome 20, fAloSap1.pri, whole genome shotgun sequence and includes:
- the adgrg4a gene encoding adhesion G-protein coupled receptor G4 isoform X4 — encoded protein: MQMKMDSIRVHMSITTWLWITSLHMCSGSPNLSYWGRKVSLMGQPCYWQLSDRCVVPELKELSVCITFQRDLGTSDWTAFDYKQRGKLSVELGLTGSRKQLKVWLFGKENTVDLVEDLALHQWHTICLTWSATAKKLQVYLNDSSLKEIHINGSQLAGCGMLTLGVSHNVLGGVMNYETGKELMGSATLFRMWSRVLAGAELAALRCVEGDVVRWSQRDWSKSASYCKAEPDSNLICEWQKYEIAMIVSIESKLQEKEKLKIILQNWFKDTFHSNISVHGIFISSSRQQLDLELGEQLEVQGSRVSSNGTTAQRYDCLVHVEVTPKKDVWAVQEEIQRCLSPPYHHADGVVKASPGSLTVISVEELSNNTESPLHTTGPPALSTASTTVAKEIPDLCNPDYTDGFFQDTFYRVILNASINITPTNPENSIQNWLNVTLNPNHMTVLNFVMTPELPISEKFLILHRYTCTFHVQAQSLNVTETKKLIVSLLTKPYTTGSEFIEVLPGHINVSHIAPGSCPDHDQHTLQGLFPWPKTEPQDTAIVLCEKNQLEKATRFCKLDGMTDIAMWEPPDLSSCERIVDGIADLDKVNVTANNSGEVVDLIGSLVSNQTNLSHSELDTVLNKLEDVVAISPISPNMGENIMEILSDILHCKADLVSFTNKILGVIESVGDQMDFNGETHNMTVPSMALQLVNVNSSQFRGLTFGVSSFTSDNSPQIFVNETFVEKPFTGAVASISLPSVLENFFPQNNTVRPRIQFQFFDSGGLFKNPHDNMTLNTYVVSASVTNINVSNLHQPIIITLRHLNRVQAQDQRMCVYWDVSKSGGGGWESQGCVMWNTDDFQTTCQCNHLTHFGVLLDVSKAPISELDEQILVILSFVGCGLSSVFLGVTLLTYLAFEKLRQDYPSKILINLCVALLGLNLVFLVNSWLASFDSRGLCVGVAAIQHFFVLASFTWMGLEALHMYFALVKVFNVYVPSYILKLCAFGWGLPATIIILILAIDKDIYGSEWDEDSQNPLQDTSPFCWVQNDNAFYVSVMGFIILVLLCNMSVFGVVLIQIRRMQANKISSSSTSGLAHDLRVVASLTFLLGLTWILPFFSWGMAAIVFTYLFAILNTLQGFFIFIFHCLMKENVQKQWRIHLCCGPLRPEDYSDWSRSVTGEGRGRQVRCPSVKSEDTSSMRKISDTSISSVNQIIA
- the adgrg4a gene encoding adhesion G-protein coupled receptor G4 isoform X3, yielding MQMKMDSIRVHMSITTWLWITSLHMCSGSPNLSYWGRKVSLMGQPCYWQLSDRCVVPELKELSVCITFQRDLGTSDWTAFDYKQRGKLSVELGLTGSRKQLKVWLFGKENTVDLVEDLALHQWHTICLTWSATAKKLQVYLNDSSLKEIHINGSQLAGCGMLTLGVSHNVLGGVMNYETGKELMGSATLFRMWSRVLAGAELAALRCVEGDVVRWSQRDWSKSASYCKAEPDSNLICEWQKYEIAMIVSIESKLQEKEKLKIILQNWFKDTFHSNISVHGIFISSSRQQLDLELGEQLEVQGSRVSSNGTTAQRYDCLVHVEVTPKKDVWAVQEEIQRCLSPPYHHADGVVKASPGSLTVISVEELSNNTESPLHTTGPPALSTASTTVQLPSCTSVPSSVAKEIPDLCNPDYTDGFFQDTFYRVILNASINITPTNPENSIQNWLNVTLNPNHMTVLNFVMTPELPIYTCTFHVQAQSLNVTETKKLIVSLLTKPYTTGSEFIEVLPGHINVSHIAPGSCPDHDQHTLQGLFPWPKTEPQDTAIVLCEKNQLEKATRFCKLDGMTDIAMWEPPDLSSCERIVDGIADLDKVNVTANNSGEVVDLIGSLVSNQTNLSHSELDTVLNKLEDVVAISPISPNMGENIMEILSDILHCKADLVSFTNKILGVIESVGDQMDFNGETHNMTVPSMALQLVNVNSSQFRGLTFGVSSFTSDNSPQIFVNETFVEKPFTGAVASISLPSVLENFFPQNNTVRPRIQFQFFDSGGLFKNPHDNMTLNTYVVSASVTNINVSNLHQPIIITLRHLNRVQAQDQRMCVYWDVSKSGGGGWESQGCVMWNTDDFQTTCQCNHLTHFGVLLDVSKAPISELDEQILVILSFVGCGLSSVFLGVTLLTYLAFEKLRQDYPSKILINLCVALLGLNLVFLVNSWLASFDSRGLCVGVAAIQHFFVLASFTWMGLEALHMYFALVKVFNVYVPSYILKLCAFGWGLPATIIILILAIDKDIYGSEWDEDSQNPLQDTSPFCWVQNDNAFYVSVMGFIILVLLCNMSVFGVVLIQIRRMQANKISSSSTSGLAHDLRVVASLTFLLGLTWILPFFSWGMAAIVFTYLFAILNTLQGFFIFIFHCLMKENVQKQWRIHLCCGPLRPEDYSDWSRSVTGEGRGRQVRCPSVKSEDTSSMRKISDTSISSVNQIIA